Proteins co-encoded in one Candidatus Kuenenbacteria bacterium genomic window:
- the tig gene encoding trigger factor — MQKDIKTLPGGETQITLELSPDEYQGFLAPAAKKISEKNQVSGFRPGLAPYDIIKQKFGEAAILEEALSEIITHTFVKVVTEEKLETVGSPEITIKKMAPGDSLIYEAKISILPKVTLPDLSTIKISRPTINIKDDEIKKLLLGLAKSRAVEILENRPANENDLVKLDYQISVAGVPQENATQKNSSVFLGEHHMVPGFEEQIIGLSAGDHKKFNITFPKDYFQKHFAGKECEFSVSINGVYKLEIPELNDEFAKSLGHFHNLGELEKQIRENLQNEKENEVNRQLENDLLKNIIEKTSFEIIPEKLIANEIHLMSHELEDDLAVRGLDLHTWLSNMNKTEEAFEKDLRPGAELRVKSILIIRDIAQKENITTDKKEIDEEIQKITGLYQDNQENLEQINSPAYRDYLSQSLTSQKVIAWLKEKIVK; from the coding sequence ATGCAAAAAGACATAAAAACCCTACCCGGGGGCGAAACCCAAATAACCTTGGAATTATCTCCTGATGAGTACCAGGGGTTCCTCGCTCCGGCCGCCAAAAAGATATCCGAAAAAAACCAAGTCTCCGGCTTTCGCCCCGGCCTTGCTCCCTATGATATTATCAAACAAAAATTCGGCGAAGCCGCTATCCTAGAAGAAGCTCTCTCGGAAATAATCACCCATACTTTTGTTAAGGTTGTCACAGAGGAAAAGCTGGAAACCGTTGGCTCGCCAGAAATCACTATCAAAAAAATGGCTCCCGGTGACTCTCTCATCTACGAAGCCAAAATATCCATACTACCCAAAGTCACCCTGCCAGACCTATCCACCATCAAAATCTCCCGACCAACTATCAATATTAAAGACGATGAAATAAAAAAACTTTTACTCGGCCTAGCCAAATCACGAGCTGTTGAAATTCTGGAAAACAGGCCAGCCAACGAAAACGATCTGGTCAAACTTGATTATCAAATTTCTGTCGCCGGCGTTCCCCAAGAAAATGCTACCCAAAAAAATTCCTCTGTCTTTCTGGGGGAACACCATATGGTCCCCGGATTCGAAGAACAAATTATTGGCCTTTCTGCCGGTGATCATAAAAAATTTAATATTACTTTTCCTAAAGATTATTTTCAAAAACATTTCGCCGGCAAAGAGTGCGAGTTTTCCGTCTCCATTAATGGTGTCTACAAATTAGAAATCCCGGAACTAAATGACGAGTTTGCAAAAAGTCTAGGCCATTTTCACAACCTTGGGGAGCTCGAAAAACAGATCCGAGAAAACCTACAAAATGAAAAAGAAAATGAAGTTAACCGCCAACTGGAAAACGACCTTCTGAAAAATATTATTGAAAAAACTTCCTTTGAAATAATCCCAGAAAAACTCATCGCCAACGAAATTCACCTCATGTCTCATGAGCTTGAAGATGATTTGGCTGTGCGCGGGCTGGATCTCCACACCTGGCTCTCCAACATGAACAAAACAGAGGAAGCCTTCGAAAAAGATCTGCGACCCGGGGCAGAACTAAGAGTTAAAAGCATTTTGATTATTAGAGACATTGCACAAAAAGAAAACATTACCACCGACAAAAAAGAAATAGATGAGGAAATACAAAAAATTACAGGCCTTTATCAAGACAACCAAGAAAATCTAGAACAAATAAACTCTCCGGCCTACCGCGA
- a CDS encoding CCA tRNA nucleotidyltransferase, translated as MKKENLKKTIMQLKEEGFFDWQKEIEKNKGEVFLVGGAVRDALLGDKEIKDYDFVVRGIEIEELGKILKSLGRVELVGKSFGVYKFVPAGKKMKIAFDIALPRTEIALATGGYKDFKVRYNHKLKIEDDLGRRDFTINALAWDLKKEKLIDEFGGLEDLENKLIRTVGNAQERFREDYSRMLRGVRFACQLNFQIEKSTRVALQKLIKNINDERGGERVVPYEILGEEILKAFVYNPMEAFDLMDKSGAMRETMPELLKMKGCPQPRNWHSEGDVWTHTRLCLKNLNSEAFRERFGDPIIFDDKIKNQNSEFKSKVRLLNAELVMAVLWHDVGKPVTIMTPEKNGSDRIRFNNHDELGAKMAEEIFRKMKFSAAPDFDFEPERAAWLIRKHHLFDKKRIKEMKAATIEKYFFCERYSGEDLLKLGFIDGLSSIPEDEEEQLASFNLMIGRIEGLKKLGKDRKLPKPLLDGNEIMKILKIRPGKKVGKILEGLREKQLAGKIKNRKEAEKEIGKVGK; from the coding sequence ATGAAAAAGGAAAATCTCAAAAAGACAATTATGCAGTTGAAGGAGGAGGGCTTTTTTGATTGGCAAAAAGAGATAGAAAAAAATAAGGGCGAGGTTTTTTTGGTGGGCGGAGCAGTGAGAGATGCCCTGCTTGGGGACAAAGAAATAAAGGATTATGATTTTGTGGTGAGAGGAATAGAGATAGAGGAGCTTGGTAAAATTTTAAAGAGCTTGGGTAGGGTGGAACTCGTTGGTAAGAGTTTCGGTGTATACAAATTTGTACCGGCTGGTAAGAAAATGAAAATAGCTTTTGATATTGCATTGCCCCGAACAGAGATTGCTCTGGCAACTGGTGGGTATAAAGATTTTAAAGTGAGGTATAATCACAAATTAAAAATAGAAGATGATTTGGGTCGTAGAGATTTTACAATTAATGCCTTGGCTTGGGATTTAAAGAAGGAAAAATTAATTGATGAGTTTGGAGGTTTGGAAGACTTAGAAAACAAATTGATCAGGACTGTGGGCAATGCTCAAGAGAGGTTTCGGGAAGATTATTCTAGGATGCTTCGAGGAGTGCGTTTTGCTTGTCAGCTGAATTTTCAAATAGAAAAAAGTACCAGGGTGGCTTTGCAGAAATTGATAAAAAATATAAATGATGAGCGCGGCGGAGAAAGGGTGGTGCCGTATGAAATTTTGGGCGAGGAGATTTTGAAAGCTTTTGTTTATAATCCCATGGAGGCTTTTGATCTGATGGATAAATCTGGAGCGATGAGAGAGACAATGCCAGAGCTTTTAAAAATGAAAGGGTGTCCACAGCCAAGGAATTGGCATAGTGAGGGCGATGTCTGGACGCACACAAGATTGTGTTTGAAAAATTTAAATAGCGAGGCTTTTCGGGAAAGATTTGGAGACCCAATTATTTTTGATGATAAAATCAAAAACCAAAACTCAGAATTCAAAAGCAAGGTTAGATTATTAAATGCGGAATTAGTGATGGCCGTTTTGTGGCATGACGTGGGAAAGCCGGTAACAATTATGACACCAGAAAAAAATGGCTCTGATAGAATTCGTTTTAATAATCATGATGAGTTGGGCGCCAAGATGGCAGAAGAGATTTTTAGAAAAATGAAATTTTCAGCCGCACCGGATTTTGATTTTGAGCCAGAGCGAGCTGCTTGGCTGATAAGAAAGCATCATTTATTTGATAAAAAAAGGATAAAAGAAATGAAGGCGGCAACAATTGAAAAGTATTTTTTTTGTGAGAGATATAGTGGCGAGGATTTATTAAAACTCGGTTTTATTGATGGGCTGAGCTCAATACCGGAGGACGAGGAAGAACAGTTGGCGAGTTTTAATTTGATGATTGGCAGAATAGAGGGGTTAAAGAAGTTGGGTAAGGATAGAAAATTGCCAAAGCCATTACTTGATGGCAACGAGATAATGAAGATTTTGAAGATAAGGCCGGGCAAGAAAGTGGGTAAGATTTTGGAAGGGTTGAGAGAAAAACAGTTGGCGGGGAAGATAAAAAATAGAAAAGAGGCGGAGAAAGAGATCGGGAAGGTGGGGAAGTAG
- a CDS encoding RluA family pseudouridine synthase: MTKFLVELGDGGKRLDQFLQGKLGELSRSQIQKMIKAGEITVDGKEVAVHYFLKPGNEIKVKSQSASRRTKVNPPAGGQKSKLAGIKVIKEDKDYIVVNKPAGMVVHPDTIYKDNALVDWLVKKYPEVKKVGDDQKRPGIVHRLDKDVSGLMVVARTQKMFDYLKKQFQDRKVEKEYLALVHGVVVKDEGLIDRPIGRTVGGVMGVGSKNKKSREAGTQYRVVERFKNFTLLKIKIFTGRTHQIRAHMKSIGHGLIGDNLYVTRDIKRKKKQEDLGRVWLYACRLGFKDLDEKWQEFEVAMPEELKLFLGKIK; the protein is encoded by the coding sequence ATGACAAAATTTTTAGTCGAATTAGGAGATGGGGGCAAAAGATTGGACCAATTTTTACAAGGAAAGCTGGGGGAGCTGTCGCGTTCACAGATACAGAAAATGATTAAGGCCGGAGAAATAACCGTTGACGGAAAAGAGGTGGCAGTACATTATTTTTTAAAACCGGGGAATGAAATTAAAGTCAAAAGTCAATCCGCCAGCCGGCGGACAAAAGTCAATCCGCCAGCCGGCGGGCAAAAGTCAAAATTGGCGGGAATAAAAGTTATAAAAGAGGATAAGGATTATATTGTAGTAAATAAGCCAGCGGGGATGGTGGTGCACCCAGATACTATATACAAAGATAACGCTTTGGTTGATTGGCTAGTAAAGAAATATCCAGAGGTAAAAAAAGTGGGTGACGATCAAAAGCGACCGGGGATAGTACATCGTTTGGACAAAGATGTTTCTGGTCTTATGGTGGTAGCACGGACGCAAAAAATGTTTGATTATTTAAAAAAACAATTTCAAGATAGAAAAGTGGAGAAAGAATATCTGGCCTTGGTTCATGGTGTGGTAGTAAAAGATGAGGGCCTGATTGATAGGCCGATTGGCAGGACAGTTGGTGGGGTGATGGGTGTGGGATCAAAAAATAAAAAAAGTCGAGAAGCGGGAACACAGTATAGGGTGGTGGAAAGATTTAAAAATTTTACTTTATTAAAAATAAAGATTTTTACTGGGCGGACACACCAAATCAGGGCGCACATGAAATCGATTGGGCACGGCTTGATTGGCGACAATCTTTATGTGACGCGTGATATAAAAAGGAAAAAGAAACAAGAGGATTTGGGGCGAGTGTGGTTGTATGCTTGTCGGCTGGGTTTTAAAGATCTGGATGAGAAATGGCAGGAGTTTGAGGTGGCAATGCCAGAAGAATTAAAGTTGTTTTTGGGGAAGATAAAATAA
- a CDS encoding 2-oxoacid:acceptor oxidoreductase subunit alpha, which translates to MKKQIAIKIGGEAGQGIKVSGLILGRAFFGAGAYIFGYSEYPSLIRGGHNTYQLNISEQPICSATKKVDVLLALDKKTAELHQSEIKEGGFVIFDGLNLDSKSWVGINLIDLPLAKLAEENGGVIMRNTVALGALAGVVDFDIKAIESEIEKNFKNKGEGVVGANKKAARAGYDYLANNYKNKKVINGWSFEKRKNEGNLLTGNEAIAMGMLQAGCDFYTAYPMTPATSILHILIDKQKTEKIVVHQAEDEISAIGVAIGASLAGARAATGTSGGGFSLMTESLGLSAITETPIVVINSQRPAPATGLPTWTEQGDLNFVLNASHGEFPRVVLAPGDAEESFYAIQEAFNLAEKWQLPVIVLLDKLLSESDFTLDSLDKDKIKIKREGLLSEDDLQRIEKYKRYEITPNGVSNRALPGQAGGVHLSNSDEHDEYGFSSEEAEDRKRMMDKRFAKVKVLGGEMQEPVLYGKEEADLTVVGWGAVKGVVLDALKNVDESKKINFLHLKTLWPFPERRVRAVLEKSKNILLIENNKTGQLGDLIKKETGVQIKNRFLKYDGRPFFREEVVDKINELTH; encoded by the coding sequence ATGAAAAAACAAATTGCCATAAAGATTGGTGGTGAGGCGGGGCAAGGAATTAAGGTTTCCGGCTTGATTTTGGGGCGGGCGTTTTTTGGTGCCGGGGCCTATATTTTTGGTTATAGCGAATACCCGTCACTTATTCGCGGCGGGCATAATACTTATCAACTGAATATTTCAGAACAGCCAATATGCTCAGCGACAAAGAAGGTAGACGTGCTTTTGGCCCTAGACAAAAAGACAGCAGAGTTGCACCAGAGCGAGATAAAAGAAGGAGGTTTTGTAATTTTTGATGGATTGAATTTGGATAGTAAAAGTTGGGTTGGTATAAATTTGATAGATTTACCTTTGGCAAAATTGGCAGAAGAAAATGGCGGAGTGATTATGCGCAACACCGTGGCTCTCGGAGCCCTGGCTGGCGTGGTTGACTTTGATATTAAAGCGATAGAATCAGAGATAGAAAAAAATTTTAAAAATAAAGGGGAAGGCGTGGTGGGTGCTAATAAAAAGGCCGCACGGGCAGGGTATGATTATTTGGCAAATAATTATAAAAACAAAAAAGTAATCAATGGCTGGTCTTTCGAGAAGAGAAAAAATGAAGGGAATTTATTGACTGGTAATGAGGCAATAGCCATGGGCATGCTCCAGGCCGGTTGTGATTTTTATACTGCTTATCCAATGACGCCAGCGACATCTATTTTACATATTTTAATAGATAAACAAAAAACTGAAAAGATTGTAGTTCATCAGGCCGAGGATGAGATATCGGCGATCGGAGTAGCCATTGGAGCCTCTTTGGCCGGGGCCAGGGCGGCAACGGGAACATCGGGCGGCGGCTTTTCTTTGATGACGGAAAGTCTGGGGCTCTCAGCAATAACAGAGACACCAATAGTGGTAATAAATTCACAAAGGCCAGCGCCAGCGACTGGCTTGCCGACCTGGACAGAGCAGGGGGATTTGAATTTTGTTTTAAATGCTTCGCATGGGGAATTCCCAAGAGTGGTCTTGGCGCCGGGCGATGCTGAAGAATCATTTTACGCTATTCAGGAAGCTTTTAATTTGGCGGAGAAATGGCAGTTGCCAGTAATAGTTTTGTTGGATAAATTATTATCAGAATCTGATTTTACCTTGGATAGTTTGGATAAGGATAAAATAAAGATAAAAAGAGAGGGTTTATTGAGTGAGGATGATTTGCAAAGAATAGAGAAATATAAAAGATATGAGATAACCCCCAACGGGGTTTCAAATAGGGCTTTGCCGGGGCAGGCGGGGGGTGTGCATCTGTCTAATTCTGACGAACATGATGAATATGGTTTTTCCAGTGAAGAAGCAGAGGATAGAAAAAGAATGATGGACAAAAGATTTGCCAAGGTAAAAGTATTGGGGGGTGAGATGCAAGAGCCAGTATTGTATGGCAAGGAAGAGGCCGATCTGACTGTTGTTGGCTGGGGAGCGGTAAAGGGAGTCGTTTTGGATGCGTTAAAAAATGTCGATGAGAGTAAAAAGATCAATTTTTTACACTTAAAGACATTGTGGCCATTCCCAGAAAGAAGAGTGAGAGCGGTTTTGGAAAAAAGCAAAAACATTTTGTTGATAGAAAATAATAAAACAGGGCAATTGGGTGATTTGATAAAAAAGGAGACAGGAGTGCAGATAAAAAATAGGTTTTTGAAATATGATGGCAGGCCATTTTTTAGGGAAGAAGTGGTCGATAAGATTAATGAATTAACGCATTAA
- a CDS encoding 2-oxoacid ferredoxin oxidoreductase: protein MQQGQEKFNTKVMPTWCPGCGNFGIWAALKKALLDLGLEPHQVLMTYDIGCFGNGANFFKTYGFHSLHGRALPPAVGAKIFNRKLTVMALAGDGGAYGEGLQHFIHAARYNVDVTFLVANNQRFSLTTGQASPTTKKGIITKTTPWGEIKTPLNPLALAIESGAGLVARGFAGDIVHLTEIIKVAIEHKGFSHVDILQPCVSFNPEQSYEWYRGVIYKLEEHKYIPDDKRRALEKAWEFEESGKMPTGIFYKEEKESYEEGLQKVKNKEE, encoded by the coding sequence ATGCAGCAAGGACAGGAAAAATTTAATACAAAGGTAATGCCAACTTGGTGTCCGGGGTGTGGTAATTTTGGCATTTGGGCCGCTTTAAAAAAAGCTTTATTGGACTTGGGGCTGGAACCACATCAGGTTTTGATGACTTATGATATTGGTTGCTTTGGTAACGGGGCAAATTTTTTCAAGACTTATGGTTTTCATTCACTCCATGGTAGAGCGTTGCCACCGGCAGTGGGGGCCAAAATTTTTAATAGAAAATTGACAGTCATGGCCCTGGCCGGTGACGGCGGGGCATATGGAGAAGGATTGCAACATTTTATACATGCGGCTAGGTATAATGTTGACGTGACCTTTTTGGTAGCCAATAACCAAAGATTTAGCCTGACAACTGGCCAGGCATCACCGACAACAAAAAAAGGAATAATAACCAAGACAACTCCTTGGGGGGAAATAAAGACACCGTTGAATCCCTTGGCTTTGGCAATTGAAAGCGGGGCAGGTTTGGTGGCTAGGGGTTTTGCTGGAGATATAGTACATCTGACTGAAATAATAAAGGTGGCAATAGAGCACAAGGGTTTTTCTCACGTGGATATTTTGCAGCCGTGCGTATCTTTCAACCCAGAGCAGAGTTATGAGTGGTATAGGGGTGTGATTTATAAATTGGAAGAGCACAAATATATACCTGATGATAAAAGAAGGGCACTGGAGAAGGCGTGGGAGTTTGAGGAGAGTGGCAAAATGCCCACAGGCATTTTTTATAAGGAAGAAAAGGAGAGCTACGAGGAAGGGCTGCAAAAAGTAAAGAACAAAGAAGAATAA
- a CDS encoding DUF4931 domain-containing protein, giving the protein MIKKNRLIWSEVREDKIHDRFVIIAPGRSKRPHSGKKQKDTCVFCSKEVQFKVLALYQVGKGKDWLVKVIKNIYPVVDVGNPKAYGYHEVVIETREHKKEMGDLPIDHLIAIMEAYIARTKELAKDKKIKYILIFKNQGGSAGASLAHAHSQIFASSFVPPHIIDKLTKAQEYRIEHGNCYYCDLLKKEEKGPRFIMSDEYALAFTPYASIYAYEAWIMPKKHVDNITVLDRDEIASMAVMIKQLTEKLNKEGIPYNMFLHQSITDKDEHFYIRICPRRDIWAGLETGSRLIVNPVSPEEAAKFYRKRHK; this is encoded by the coding sequence ATGATTAAAAAAAATAGGTTAATTTGGTCAGAAGTTAGAGAAGATAAAATTCATGATCGATTTGTGATTATCGCGCCAGGGAGAAGCAAGCGGCCACATAGCGGGAAGAAGCAAAAAGATACTTGCGTATTTTGTTCTAAAGAAGTTCAATTTAAAGTGCTGGCGCTTTATCAGGTGGGTAAGGGTAAGGATTGGTTGGTAAAAGTGATAAAAAATATTTATCCGGTGGTTGATGTGGGCAATCCCAAGGCCTATGGTTATCACGAAGTGGTAATAGAAACTAGGGAGCACAAAAAAGAAATGGGCGATTTGCCGATAGACCACTTGATTGCGATTATGGAGGCCTATATTGCCAGGACAAAAGAATTGGCCAAAGACAAAAAGATAAAATATATTTTGATTTTCAAAAATCAGGGCGGTAGCGCTGGGGCGTCTTTGGCGCATGCACATTCACAAATTTTTGCTTCCAGTTTTGTACCGCCGCATATTATTGATAAACTGACCAAGGCACAGGAATATAGGATTGAGCATGGGAATTGTTATTATTGTGATTTATTAAAAAAAGAAGAAAAGGGCCCAAGATTTATTATGAGTGATGAGTATGCCCTGGCTTTTACACCTTATGCCTCTATTTATGCTTATGAAGCGTGGATTATGCCCAAAAAACACGTAGATAATATTACTGTTTTGGATAGAGATGAGATAGCTTCAATGGCTGTGATGATTAAGCAACTAACAGAAAAATTGAATAAAGAGGGGATTCCTTATAATATGTTTTTGCACCAATCGATCACAGACAAAGATGAACATTTTTATATTCGTATTTGCCCTAGGCGCGATATCTGGGCCGGACTAGAGACAGGGTCGAGGCTGATTGTCAATCCAGTCAGTCCAGAAGAAGCGGCCAAGTTTTATAGAAAAAGGCATAAATAA
- a CDS encoding L,D-transpeptidase has product MKQKWLRLIRTTILFCLAVVILVPVLAKEIDEKKYKTEDYTEIINVLPLSEDFSWTENLPENEEREKVKRIEIDLSEQKMRLLENDKIIREMSVSSGKPGMETPVGQFQIHNKNPRSWSSYGLWMPYWMLIEPRRGIGIHELPEWPNGYKEGENHLGTPVSHGCIRLGVGDAKFVYDWAEIGTPVEIIY; this is encoded by the coding sequence ATGAAGCAAAAATGGTTGAGGTTAATAAGAACAACAATATTATTTTGTTTGGCGGTGGTGATACTCGTGCCGGTTTTGGCCAAAGAAATTGACGAAAAGAAATATAAGACCGAAGATTACACTGAAATAATAAATGTTTTGCCGTTGAGTGAAGATTTTTCTTGGACGGAAAATTTACCAGAAAACGAGGAGAGGGAAAAGGTAAAAAGAATTGAGATAGATTTGTCAGAACAGAAAATGCGTTTATTGGAAAATGATAAAATAATAAGAGAGATGTCGGTTTCTAGTGGCAAGCCAGGGATGGAGACGCCAGTGGGGCAATTTCAGATACATAATAAAAATCCAAGGTCGTGGTCTAGTTATGGCTTGTGGATGCCCTATTGGATGTTAATAGAGCCGAGGCGTGGAATTGGTATTCATGAGTTGCCGGAATGGCCAAATGGTTATAAAGAAGGAGAGAATCATCTTGGCACACCAGTATCGCATGGATGTATTCGTCTAGGGGTGGGAGATGCAAAGTTTGTGTATGACTGGGCGGAGATAGGGACGCCGGTGGAGATAATTTATTAA
- a CDS encoding threonylcarbamoyl-AMP synthase, with protein sequence MTQFLNIKNKKVVGVAVEVLNSGGVLVFPTETAYGLAADAGSKKAIEKIYKIKGRMASKFLPLIVGSLKQMQEFFELGEKELELAKKHKGLTIILKIKNPRPRQAKRGGQKSKIRKIYLLKGQNDCAVRISKYKLARELALKLGRPITATSANVSGGENCYGLEEVTGQLKNIKTQPDLIIDGGRLKKRKPSTIVRVEGGKVEVVRRGEIKINSKVKT encoded by the coding sequence ATGACACAATTTTTAAACATAAAAAATAAGAAAGTGGTGGGAGTTGCTGTTGAGGTGTTAAATTCTGGTGGTGTTTTGGTATTTCCGACAGAGACGGCTTATGGGCTGGCGGCGGACGCTGGGAGCAAAAAGGCGATTGAAAAGATTTATAAAATTAAAGGCAGGATGGCTAGTAAGTTTTTGCCATTAATTGTAGGAAGCTTGAAGCAGATGCAGGAATTTTTTGAATTGGGCGAAAAAGAATTAGAGTTGGCAAAGAAGCATAAGGGGTTGACAATTATATTGAAAATCAAAAATCCCCGGCCTCGACAAGCGAAGCGGGGCGGGCAAAAATCAAAAATAAGGAAGATTTATTTATTAAAAGGGCAGAATGATTGTGCGGTGAGAATTTCTAAATATAAATTGGCGAGAGAGCTGGCCCTAAAATTGGGTCGGCCAATCACAGCCACCAGCGCCAATGTAAGTGGTGGAGAGAATTGTTATGGCTTAGAAGAAGTCACCGGCCAATTAAAAAATATAAAAACTCAGCCAGACTTGATTATTGATGGGGGTAGATTAAAAAAAAGAAAACCCTCAACTATTGTGAGGGTTGAGGGCGGAAAGGTGGAAGTGGTGAGACGGGGGGAGATAAAAATAAACTCAAAAGTTAAAACTTAA
- the ychF gene encoding redox-regulated ATPase YchF, producing the protein MQIGIVGLPNVGKSTLFKALTKKQVDAANYPFCTIDPNVGVVAVPDKRLDALNELFNSEKFVPATIEFVDIAGLVKDAHQGQGLGNKFLSHIREVDAIAHVIRNFEDSNIIHVEGRVDPAEDLSTIATELAMADLTAVENALHRLKEKTKAGDKEAIKTEQILTHIKTFLDQGQKPDISEFSSDDLKLIKNFSLLTLKPELYIENIDEDHLKNFTPSIPNSIPICAKLESELAELDDAEAKKYLAELGLPQTGLEQLITASYKLLDLITFFTAGPKEAHAWPIKKGTKAPQAAGEIHTDFEAGFIRAEIINWQDLLTCGSEAKVKEKGLMHLEGKDYIMQDGDTVYFHFNK; encoded by the coding sequence ATGCAAATAGGCATAGTGGGTCTCCCCAATGTTGGCAAATCAACTCTTTTTAAAGCCTTGACCAAAAAACAAGTTGACGCCGCCAATTACCCTTTTTGTACCATCGATCCCAACGTTGGTGTGGTTGCTGTTCCTGACAAAAGACTTGATGCCCTAAATGAACTATTCAATTCGGAAAAATTCGTCCCAGCCACAATTGAGTTTGTGGATATTGCCGGCCTAGTCAAAGACGCCCACCAAGGCCAAGGACTCGGCAATAAATTTCTCTCTCATATTAGAGAGGTCGATGCTATTGCTCATGTTATTAGAAATTTTGAAGATAGCAATATCATTCATGTCGAAGGCCGTGTCGATCCAGCTGAAGATCTATCCACCATTGCTACAGAACTGGCTATGGCTGATCTAACTGCTGTTGAAAATGCCCTCCATCGCCTCAAAGAAAAAACCAAGGCCGGCGACAAAGAGGCTATCAAAACGGAACAAATACTAACTCATATAAAAACTTTTCTGGACCAAGGCCAGAAACCAGATATCTCGGAATTTTCTTCTGACGATTTAAAGCTAATAAAAAATTTCAGTCTTCTCACTCTCAAACCCGAATTATATATTGAAAATATTGATGAAGACCATCTCAAAAATTTTACTCCCTCTATCCCAAATTCCATCCCCATCTGCGCCAAACTAGAATCCGAGCTGGCTGAATTAGATGACGCTGAGGCCAAAAAATATTTAGCCGAACTTGGCTTGCCCCAAACTGGCCTGGAGCAACTAATCACTGCCAGTTATAAACTCTTAGATCTGATCACCTTCTTTACCGCCGGCCCCAAAGAAGCCCATGCTTGGCCCATTAAAAAAGGGACTAAGGCGCCCCAAGCTGCCGGTGAGATTCACACCGATTTTGAAGCTGGCTTCATCCGCGCCGAAATCATCAATTGGCAAGATCTCCTCACCTGTGGCTCCGAAGCCAAAGTCAAAGAAAAAGGACTCATGCATCTCGAAGGCAAAGACTATATCATGCAAGACGGCGACACAGTCTATTTCCATTTTAATAAATAA
- a CDS encoding putative toxin-antitoxin system toxin component, PIN family has protein sequence MKIVVDTNILMDAWSDNFSYARKIVDAVIRGDIAAVASHKIWREYQLILDRLVNDEEHYNLANSFFAAVEMVEVRRRVNVVKYDRDDNKFFACAEEAGAEYIVSNDMHLIEVGEYKGIRAMKPKDFWLGYEAGGKDDGADWKNWMKGILGK, from the coding sequence ATGAAAATTGTAGTAGATACCAATATTTTGATGGATGCTTGGAGTGATAATTTTAGCTATGCTCGGAAAATTGTTGATGCGGTGATCCGGGGAGATATTGCGGCCGTGGCTTCACATAAAATTTGGAGGGAATACCAGTTGATTTTGGACAGGCTGGTGAATGATGAAGAACACTATAATTTGGCCAATAGTTTTTTTGCTGCAGTGGAGATGGTCGAGGTACGAAGGCGAGTAAACGTGGTTAAGTATGATCGGGATGATAATAAGTTTTTTGCCTGTGCAGAAGAAGCAGGAGCAGAATATATTGTGTCCAATGATATGCACTTAATTGAAGTGGGAGAATATAAAGGAATTCGAGCGATGAAGCCAAAAGATTTTTGGTTGGGATATGAGGCAGGGGGTAAAGATGACGGTGCGGATTGGAAGAATTGGATGAAGGGGATATTGGGAAAGTAG